One part of the Paenibacillus silvisoli genome encodes these proteins:
- a CDS encoding GerAB/ArcD/ProY family transporter has translation MDDKKISFWPVFMMLTLSVGLSSHVLVLPTVLDVSGRDAWMCGIIGFAVVMPWTAMFVTGTMKRTKQIDLRQWLRKRLTPFGAWLLLIPMMIVFLHSSYQTFVVTTAWTSFTYLPYTPSIVVMIGLMTMIGFAAYSGLRAIAYLSCLLLPTVVILGDFVMSANMPYKNYEQLLPFLEHGWNKPLHGGVFAASCLMELSILLFFQHHLRKKIKHWQVIVQLLFIMLLMLGPTIGAITEFGPQEADKLLYPAFAQWRLVSIGKYIEHVDFFAIYQWLAGALIRSSLPLIVVVELIGLRKPKARAIFIAVIGLIFIVLTKVAMANVRSTQVFIQTTFVIELFVIVFVTAVIWLLSLIGVPKEEVQHENPKSGHEPSPTEARNNL, from the coding sequence ATGGATGACAAAAAGATTAGCTTTTGGCCGGTTTTCATGATGCTGACGCTATCCGTCGGACTTTCATCCCACGTGCTCGTGCTGCCGACCGTCCTGGATGTCAGCGGCCGCGACGCCTGGATGTGCGGCATTATCGGCTTCGCCGTTGTCATGCCGTGGACCGCGATGTTCGTGACCGGCACGATGAAACGGACGAAGCAAATCGATCTGCGGCAGTGGCTGCGGAAGCGGCTGACGCCTTTCGGAGCTTGGCTGCTCTTGATCCCCATGATGATCGTATTTCTGCATTCAAGCTACCAAACGTTCGTCGTGACGACGGCTTGGACGTCGTTTACGTATTTGCCATATACGCCATCGATTGTCGTTATGATCGGTCTAATGACGATGATTGGGTTTGCCGCTTACAGCGGATTGAGGGCGATCGCCTACTTATCTTGCCTGCTGCTGCCGACCGTCGTCATTCTCGGCGATTTCGTCATGAGCGCCAATATGCCTTACAAAAACTACGAGCAGCTGCTGCCGTTTCTTGAGCATGGCTGGAATAAGCCTTTGCATGGCGGCGTCTTCGCGGCCAGCTGCTTAATGGAATTATCGATACTGCTGTTCTTCCAGCATCATTTGAGAAAGAAGATCAAGCATTGGCAGGTTATTGTCCAGCTGCTCTTCATTATGCTGCTCATGCTGGGGCCGACGATTGGCGCGATCACGGAGTTCGGTCCGCAGGAAGCGGATAAACTGTTGTACCCTGCTTTTGCGCAGTGGCGCCTCGTGAGCATTGGCAAATATATCGAGCATGTCGATTTCTTTGCGATTTATCAATGGCTCGCCGGGGCCTTAATCCGATCTTCGCTTCCCTTGATTGTCGTAGTCGAGCTCATTGGTTTGCGGAAGCCGAAGGCACGCGCCATCTTCATTGCCGTCATCGGCTTGATCTTCATCGTACTCACCAAAGTGGCGATGGCAAATGTCCGGTCGACGCAAGTGTTCATTCAAACGACATTCGTGATCGAATTATTCGTGATCGTCTTCGTAACGGCCGTGATCTGGCTCCTATCGCTTATAGGCGTTCCGAAGGAGGAGGTGCAGCATGAGAATCCGAAGTCAGGGCACGAACCAAGCCCTACCGAAGCGCGAAATAACCTCTGA
- a CDS encoding YtxH domain-containing protein, which produces MAKRGSKSFLFGAIAGGVVGSVAALLLAPKSGKELRKDIADGAQVVSDHTVRIAGQVGDSTTRIAKQVGNGVSVTAVKVKETAGSVIDNVRGWRSGSKEDSVVAEGLEEAGEFVQEAVADVKEEAEELVQERSEELQTIS; this is translated from the coding sequence ATGGCAAAAAGAGGTAGTAAAAGTTTCTTGTTTGGCGCGATTGCAGGCGGTGTCGTCGGTTCCGTTGCAGCTCTCTTGCTTGCTCCTAAATCCGGCAAAGAGCTTCGCAAAGACATTGCGGACGGCGCGCAAGTCGTTTCCGATCATACGGTTCGCATTGCCGGTCAAGTCGGCGACTCCACGACCCGTATCGCGAAGCAAGTGGGCAACGGCGTTTCCGTTACGGCCGTAAAGGTCAAAGAAACGGCCGGCTCCGTCATCGACAACGTCCGCGGCTGGCGCTCGGGCAGCAAGGAAGATTCCGTCGTTGCCGAAGGCTTGGAAGAAGCGGGCGAATTCGTGCAGGAAGCGGTTGCCGACGTGAAGGAAGAAGCGGAAGAGCTCGTGCAGGAACGCAGCGAAGAGCTGCAAACAATCAGCTGA
- a CDS encoding helix-turn-helix transcriptional regulator has product MEQEGTPMGLQMEQLFKQDGSTRQTVLTLLKTHGQMNAGELAKHLQITEMAVRRHLSTLERDGLIAPTIVRQAMGRPTHMFSLTEQAELIFPKNYHVLALDLLEELEDDPETAAIVDRLFEARKRKLIERYAYRMDGKTLEEKVAELASIQNEGGYMVALENDESGMVLHEYNCPIAQVANRYQQACQCELALFRQLLGTDVERTECLAKGGGKCSYRIAGL; this is encoded by the coding sequence ATGGAACAGGAAGGAACTCCGATGGGCTTGCAGATGGAGCAGCTCTTTAAGCAGGACGGCTCGACCAGACAAACGGTGCTGACGCTGCTGAAGACGCATGGGCAGATGAACGCCGGCGAATTGGCGAAGCATCTGCAGATTACGGAAATGGCGGTGCGCCGTCATTTGAGCACGCTCGAGCGGGACGGCTTGATTGCGCCGACCATCGTGCGGCAGGCCATGGGCCGGCCGACGCATATGTTTAGTCTCACGGAGCAAGCCGAGCTCATATTCCCGAAGAACTACCATGTGCTTGCGCTGGATTTGCTCGAGGAGCTTGAGGACGATCCGGAAACGGCCGCGATTGTCGACCGGCTGTTCGAAGCCCGCAAGCGGAAGCTGATCGAGCGTTACGCCTACCGGATGGACGGCAAGACGCTGGAGGAGAAGGTAGCGGAGCTTGCGTCGATCCAGAACGAGGGCGGCTATATGGTCGCGCTTGAAAACGATGAGAGCGGCATGGTGCTGCATGAGTACAATTGTCCGATCGCGCAGGTGGCGAACCGGTACCAGCAGGCATGCCAATGCGAGCTGGCGCTCTTTCGGCAGCTGCTCGGCACGGACGTGGAACGGACGGAATGTTTGGCTAAAGGCGGCGGTAAGTGCAGCTACCGAATAGCGGGTTTATAG
- a CDS encoding phage holin family protein → MPHTIVCSVTALFGSLLTFSFGMWPESLTLLLVAMGTDYITGITAAVKEKRLNSSIGAWGIAKKGIMLLVILLAHRMDILLELSNVAMGGAIYFYLANELISITENLGRIGVPMPDKLRQIIEVLKTKK, encoded by the coding sequence GTGCCGCACACCATTGTCTGCAGTGTTACAGCATTATTCGGTTCCTTGTTAACCTTCTCGTTCGGTATGTGGCCGGAATCCTTAACCCTGCTTTTGGTTGCGATGGGAACGGATTATATAACGGGCATAACGGCCGCGGTCAAGGAGAAACGGTTAAACAGCTCCATCGGCGCGTGGGGAATCGCCAAGAAGGGGATCATGCTTCTCGTTATCCTGCTTGCCCACAGGATGGACATCCTGTTGGAGCTCAGCAACGTCGCGATGGGCGGAGCGATTTACTTTTATTTGGCGAACGAGCTGATATCGATTACCGAAAATTTAGGGCGCATCGGCGTTCCGATGCCCGATAAGCTGCGCCAGATCATCGAAGTGCTGAAAACGAAGAAATAA
- a CDS encoding Ger(x)C family spore germination protein, which yields MRNGIAKLLLTMLLASILGGCGDTTDLSAQSFVTSMGIDFQEGKYVVSVQLMDFSSIAKSESPKSTKPSVWIGVGKGRSINAAVNQIAVTTQSTLNFDQLKVVIVREPAMDKMKEILDSVNRVRVTRFTIWMYGTRGSMIDIMTSSSFFKLSQMYSLIFDPIASAKQNSTIEPVKMQKFVQEYNEYAVTALLPSVSVTKAVWHENEAPITVQQFDGVFAFKLQRKPVFLSVDQALGTRWLSKRFYRANYTVQQEERQYTSAVAISDMKAKKRIASSKNGFKFVIDLNARGLLTEQGGGNQTLTEIEAKVRKRIEDELKQTFVNGIRKKVDLFNFEETLYRFHNKEWKKLASDKNWLPDENDIQLNVSFSIKNSGVFEME from the coding sequence ATGCGAAACGGAATCGCAAAGCTGCTGTTGACCATGCTGCTAGCTTCCATCTTAGGCGGCTGCGGCGATACGACCGACCTCAGCGCGCAATCGTTCGTGACCTCCATGGGCATCGATTTTCAAGAAGGCAAATACGTCGTGAGCGTGCAATTGATGGATTTCTCTTCAATCGCCAAGTCCGAGAGTCCCAAGTCTACGAAGCCATCCGTATGGATCGGGGTCGGCAAAGGCAGGAGCATCAACGCCGCAGTCAATCAAATCGCCGTGACGACGCAGAGCACGCTGAATTTCGATCAATTGAAAGTCGTCATTGTCCGCGAGCCGGCCATGGACAAAATGAAGGAAATATTGGATTCGGTGAACCGGGTACGCGTGACCCGGTTTACGATTTGGATGTACGGCACGCGGGGCAGCATGATCGATATTATGACGTCAAGCTCGTTTTTCAAGCTGTCGCAAATGTACAGCCTGATCTTCGATCCGATCGCGTCGGCGAAGCAGAACAGCACAATCGAGCCGGTCAAGATGCAAAAATTCGTACAGGAGTACAACGAGTACGCGGTGACTGCGCTGCTGCCGAGCGTGAGCGTAACGAAAGCGGTCTGGCATGAAAATGAAGCGCCGATTACCGTTCAGCAGTTTGACGGCGTGTTTGCGTTCAAGCTGCAGCGGAAACCGGTTTTTTTATCGGTTGATCAAGCGCTCGGCACCAGGTGGCTGAGCAAACGGTTTTACCGGGCGAATTATACGGTGCAGCAAGAAGAGCGGCAGTACACGTCGGCCGTCGCCATTTCGGACATGAAAGCGAAGAAGCGAATCGCTTCATCCAAGAACGGGTTTAAATTCGTGATTGACCTGAATGCGAGAGGGCTGCTGACGGAGCAGGGAGGAGGGAACCAAACGCTAACCGAAATCGAAGCCAAGGTTCGCAAACGGATCGAGGACGAACTCAAACAAACGTTCGTCAACGGCATCCGCAAAAAAGTCGATCTGTTCAACTTTGAGGAGACGTTGTACCGCTTCCATAATAAAGAATGGAAGAAGCTTGCTTCGGATAAGAATTGGCTGCCGGACGAGAATGATATTCAACTAAACGTTTCGTTCTCGATTAAGAACTCAGGCGTATTTGAGATGGAATAA
- a CDS encoding Dabb family protein, which translates to MITHIVLFKLKDGSPESVARTVQVLRNMEGKIDELKYIEVGTDVLHSERSYHIALVTKFDSMDALNAYQVHPVHKEVIAHMTEVREASVSVDYES; encoded by the coding sequence ATGATTACGCATATCGTATTGTTCAAATTGAAGGACGGCAGCCCGGAGAGCGTAGCGCGCACCGTGCAAGTGCTTCGCAATATGGAAGGCAAAATCGACGAGCTCAAGTATATCGAGGTCGGAACGGACGTGCTTCATTCGGAGCGCTCGTATCATATCGCGCTGGTGACGAAATTCGATTCGATGGACGCGCTTAACGCGTACCAGGTCCATCCGGTACATAAGGAAGTTATCGCGCATATGACGGAAGTTCGCGAAGCATCCGTCAGCGTGGACTACGAGAGCTAA
- a CDS encoding cupredoxin domain-containing protein: protein MHKWIMFIVFAAASVLGVYLLTTQLPEKPVDEAASLPPGVTLLKVEASADFVFDKEEYKVKKGDKVKLKLVNKSGVHGLAIPDLGIDLQGDKMEQEVVFDKPGKYEMHCAVACGTGHLDMKSVLIVE from the coding sequence ATGCATAAGTGGATCATGTTCATCGTTTTCGCAGCGGCTTCGGTATTGGGCGTATACTTGCTCACGACTCAGCTTCCGGAGAAACCGGTCGATGAAGCAGCTTCGCTGCCGCCGGGCGTTACATTATTGAAAGTGGAAGCTTCCGCAGACTTCGTATTCGACAAAGAAGAATACAAAGTGAAAAAGGGCGATAAAGTTAAACTCAAATTGGTCAATAAGAGCGGCGTTCACGGTCTTGCTATTCCTGACCTTGGCATCGATCTTCAAGGCGACAAGATGGAGCAAGAAGTCGTATTCGATAAGCCGGGTAAATACGAGATGCACTGTGCCGTTGCATGCGGTACCGGTCACCTTGATATGAAATCCGTTCTGATCGTAGAATAA
- a CDS encoding AraC family transcriptional regulator, translated as MTETKANRNIVYLDNPDHYSFADYNNSQPAAGELSLLFSGEGKPIGGHFIGPAVHNYYLVHTVMSGRGTFEIAGVQYECAQGDTFIIFPNELFTYRADENEPWHYMWVAFKGHLAEHLLLTLGFSPAQPVVHADDMHHLSALYSQIRGTLETTPFPELADLEASGLLRVLLKELGLLNATNLAAANSPAAMPDISRQIKQAIRWLSYQYAQPVSIEDLSRSLGYHRTHLSKMFKQATGISPMQFLLKVRMERARELLYGQNHLSIDQVASSVGYPDALYFSKQFRKTFGCSPSEYRLQYRGR; from the coding sequence ATGACGGAAACGAAAGCGAATCGAAATATCGTGTACCTCGACAATCCGGATCATTATTCCTTCGCCGACTATAACAATTCGCAGCCTGCCGCGGGCGAGCTTTCCCTGCTCTTCAGCGGCGAGGGCAAGCCGATCGGCGGCCATTTCATCGGACCGGCCGTCCATAACTATTACCTCGTCCATACCGTGATGTCCGGGCGGGGGACGTTCGAAATCGCCGGCGTCCAGTATGAATGCGCGCAGGGCGATACGTTCATTATTTTTCCGAATGAGCTGTTCACGTACCGGGCGGACGAGAATGAGCCTTGGCATTACATGTGGGTCGCCTTCAAAGGCCATTTGGCCGAGCATTTGCTGCTCACGCTGGGCTTCTCGCCCGCGCAGCCGGTCGTGCATGCGGACGATATGCATCATCTGTCGGCGTTGTACAGCCAAATCCGTGGCACGCTGGAGACGACGCCGTTTCCCGAGCTGGCCGATCTGGAGGCGAGCGGACTGCTGCGCGTCCTGTTGAAGGAGCTTGGCCTGTTGAACGCGACGAATTTGGCCGCCGCCAATTCCCCTGCCGCCATGCCGGATATCAGCCGCCAGATCAAGCAGGCGATCCGCTGGCTGTCCTATCAATACGCGCAGCCGGTTTCGATCGAGGACTTGTCCCGCAGCTTGGGCTATCACCGCACGCATTTATCGAAAATGTTCAAGCAAGCGACCGGCATATCGCCGATGCAATTTCTGCTCAAGGTCCGAATGGAACGCGCCAGGGAGCTGCTTTACGGCCAGAATCATCTGTCCATCGACCAAGTCGCTTCCTCGGTCGGCTATCCGGACGCGCTGTACTTCTCCAAACAATTCCGCAAAACCTTCGGCTGCTCCCCGTCGGAATACAGGCTGCAATATCGCGGCCGTTAA
- a CDS encoding RbsD/FucU family protein: protein MLHGIPNIISPELLKILMEMGHGDEIVIGDGNFPAASHAQRLVRCDGHQVPELLDAILKLFPLDQYVEKPVSVMQVVPGDKSETPIWDAFAAIIRERTGNSDAIEQVERFDFYDRARKAYAIIATSESALYANVILKKGVIA from the coding sequence ATGCTTCATGGAATTCCGAATATCATTTCGCCCGAGCTGCTGAAGATTCTAATGGAAATGGGCCACGGCGACGAAATCGTCATCGGCGACGGCAACTTCCCGGCCGCCAGCCACGCGCAGCGCCTCGTCCGCTGCGACGGTCATCAAGTGCCGGAGCTGCTGGACGCGATTCTGAAGCTGTTCCCGCTCGACCAATACGTCGAGAAGCCGGTATCGGTCATGCAGGTCGTACCCGGCGACAAATCGGAGACGCCGATTTGGGATGCGTTCGCAGCCATCATCCGCGAACGGACGGGCAATTCCGATGCGATCGAGCAAGTGGAGCGGTTTGATTTCTATGACCGCGCTCGCAAAGCTTATGCCATCATCGCAACGAGCGAAAGCGCGTTGTACGCGAACGTTATTTTGAAAAAAGGCGTCATCGCTTAA
- a CDS encoding DUF948 domain-containing protein: MASIWLEGAAVAAFIALVVGILLWLRSADRKLARLVQTAGEMEKHTQLAADQVRGLMEPAAATVRTVQHQMEGLSRLAEATKRIGDSANRLSFTVNRLSEELNDTVEKHAAKSGPKVKHGIAEALDWAEVGYAVWQFWQTKRKENRTSACSGYDQGQDMTN; the protein is encoded by the coding sequence ATGGCTAGCATTTGGCTTGAAGGCGCAGCGGTTGCGGCGTTTATCGCGCTTGTCGTCGGTATTTTGCTCTGGCTGCGGTCCGCAGATCGCAAGCTGGCGAGGCTGGTTCAAACAGCCGGGGAAATGGAGAAGCATACGCAGCTCGCAGCCGATCAAGTGCGCGGACTGATGGAGCCCGCGGCAGCAACGGTCCGCACCGTGCAGCATCAAATGGAAGGACTGTCGAGGCTGGCGGAAGCGACGAAACGGATCGGCGATTCGGCGAACCGGTTATCCTTTACCGTCAACCGGCTTTCCGAGGAGCTGAACGATACGGTGGAGAAGCATGCCGCCAAGTCGGGGCCGAAAGTGAAGCACGGCATTGCGGAAGCGCTCGATTGGGCCGAGGTCGGCTACGCGGTATGGCAGTTTTGGCAAACGAAGCGGAAAGAAAACCGGACCTCTGCATGTTCAGGCTATGACCAAGGGCAGGATATGACTAACTAA
- a CDS encoding spore germination protein — translation MRIRSQGTNQALPKREITSDWFTEAVRDCGDVMIHDLHLGDEGSEKQANYRIWYCEGTVDYLMMQQLLGGGQGFGDGGLSIDPEKSPFISSLDPGSEGKALFNSLFSGQIVIWNRETGLFFAMDCSSLPSRSIEESTLELSIKGPRDGFVEEIETNMALIRKRLRSPKLHVEWYTIGSESLTRIGLLSMKGIVSESVLEEARSRIKSIEIAVLHGAGELEEIISDKSLALVPLIDYVGRADFVVQSLMNGRFAILVNGSPAALIAPVNVSLLVKSPEDAYQPFYFVAFERTLRLFSFLFAGLLPGFWLGLLAFNNDQIPFALLATVTMSRIGLPLSPQMEMFIMMLMFEIFREAGVRLPRAVGQTVTVVGGLIVGDAAIRAGLTSPAMLVITAVTAVSTFTLVNQSLNGSVTVFRVFIMLAAAFLGLFGFFLSTFGVLLYLCTLESFGMPFMKPLAPFEFKKTLTAVWQLPWRYRVKRRVR, via the coding sequence ATGAGAATCCGAAGTCAGGGCACGAACCAAGCCCTACCGAAGCGCGAAATAACCTCTGATTGGTTCACCGAAGCCGTCAGGGACTGCGGCGACGTCATGATTCACGACTTGCACCTGGGCGACGAAGGCTCAGAGAAGCAAGCGAATTATCGGATCTGGTATTGCGAAGGCACGGTCGATTATCTCATGATGCAGCAATTGCTTGGAGGCGGCCAAGGCTTCGGCGATGGAGGCTTGAGCATCGATCCGGAGAAAAGCCCGTTCATCTCGAGCTTGGATCCGGGTTCCGAGGGAAAAGCGCTTTTCAACAGTCTATTCTCGGGCCAGATCGTGATATGGAACCGGGAAACCGGACTGTTTTTTGCCATGGACTGCTCCAGCCTGCCCAGCCGCAGCATTGAGGAATCGACGCTGGAGCTTTCGATAAAAGGTCCGCGCGACGGGTTCGTCGAAGAAATCGAGACGAACATGGCCCTGATCCGAAAACGTCTGCGCTCGCCTAAGCTGCATGTGGAGTGGTATACGATCGGATCGGAATCGCTGACGAGAATCGGACTGCTTTCCATGAAGGGCATCGTTTCCGAATCGGTGCTGGAGGAAGCGAGGAGCAGGATAAAAAGCATCGAGATCGCGGTATTGCACGGAGCCGGCGAGCTGGAAGAAATCATTTCGGACAAATCGCTTGCCCTTGTTCCGCTGATCGATTATGTGGGCAGGGCGGACTTCGTCGTGCAATCGCTCATGAACGGACGGTTTGCGATACTCGTCAATGGCAGCCCTGCGGCTCTGATCGCCCCTGTCAACGTTTCGCTGCTGGTCAAATCTCCGGAAGACGCGTACCAGCCCTTCTACTTTGTCGCCTTCGAGCGGACGTTAAGGCTGTTCAGCTTCCTGTTCGCCGGCTTGCTGCCGGGATTCTGGCTTGGCTTGCTGGCGTTCAACAACGATCAGATCCCGTTTGCGCTGCTCGCAACGGTGACGATGTCCCGAATCGGCCTGCCGCTTAGCCCGCAAATGGAAATGTTCATCATGATGCTGATGTTTGAAATATTCCGGGAGGCGGGCGTTCGTCTGCCCAGAGCGGTCGGCCAGACCGTCACCGTGGTCGGCGGCCTGATCGTCGGCGATGCGGCGATCCGGGCGGGCCTTACTTCCCCGGCGATGCTGGTCATCACGGCCGTAACGGCGGTCTCAACCTTTACGCTTGTGAATCAGTCATTGAACGGCTCGGTCACCGTTTTTCGCGTTTTCATTATGCTCGCCGCCGCTTTTCTAGGCTTGTTCGGCTTCTTTCTTTCCACGTTCGGCGTGTTGCTCTATTTATGCACGCTGGAGTCGTTCGGCATGCCTTTCATGAAGCCGCTTGCTCCGTTCGAGTTCAAAAAAACGCTGACGGCCGTTTGGCAGCTGCCGTGGAGATACCGCGTCAAGCGCAGGGTGCGATGA
- the melA gene encoding alpha-glucosidase/alpha-galactosidase, which produces MPKITFIGAGSTVFAKNVLGDVLHTPALQGFEIALFDINPERLSDSETMLNHIKNTCGSTCTITAYSDRKEALRGAKYVVNAIQVGGYDPCTITDFEIPKKYGLRQTIADTVGIGGIFRNLRTIPVMLDFARDMQEVCPDALFLNYTNPMAVLTNVMNTYGGITTVGLCHSVQVCVDHLFHHLGMDATGVKSKIAGINHMAWLLEATKDGVDLYPEIKRRAREKQKEKHWDMVRYEMMLNFGYYITESSEHNAEYHPYFIKRNYPELIERFNIPLDEYPRRCIEQIDNWKKLKQELVNNPELQHKRTHEYASYIFEAIETNVPFKIGGNVMNTGLITNLPKEACVEVPCLVDRNGVTPTFIGDLPPQCAALNRTNINTQLLTIEAAITGKREHIYHAAMLDPHTGAELSMDDIKAMCDDLIEAHGDWLPKYN; this is translated from the coding sequence ATGCCGAAGATTACTTTCATCGGAGCAGGAAGTACCGTATTTGCGAAGAACGTGCTGGGCGATGTACTGCACACGCCAGCGCTGCAAGGATTCGAAATCGCGTTGTTCGACATTAATCCGGAGCGCCTGTCCGATTCCGAGACGATGCTAAACCATATCAAGAATACGTGCGGCAGCACGTGCACGATTACAGCCTATTCCGACCGCAAGGAAGCGCTGCGCGGCGCCAAATACGTCGTGAACGCCATTCAGGTCGGCGGCTACGATCCTTGTACGATTACCGATTTCGAAATTCCGAAAAAATACGGGCTGCGCCAAACGATCGCGGATACGGTCGGGATCGGCGGCATTTTCCGCAACCTGCGCACGATTCCGGTTATGCTTGATTTCGCGCGCGACATGCAGGAGGTTTGCCCGGATGCGCTGTTCCTGAACTATACGAACCCGATGGCGGTTCTGACGAACGTGATGAACACCTACGGCGGCATTACGACTGTCGGCCTCTGCCACAGCGTTCAAGTGTGCGTCGACCACCTGTTCCACCACCTTGGCATGGATGCGACCGGCGTCAAATCGAAGATCGCGGGCATCAACCACATGGCTTGGCTGCTTGAAGCAACGAAGGACGGCGTGGATCTCTATCCGGAAATCAAACGCCGCGCCCGCGAGAAGCAGAAAGAGAAGCATTGGGATATGGTGCGCTACGAGATGATGCTGAACTTCGGCTATTATATTACGGAGTCGTCCGAGCACAACGCCGAATACCACCCGTACTTCATCAAGCGCAATTATCCGGAGCTGATCGAGCGCTTCAACATTCCGCTCGACGAGTATCCGCGCCGCTGCATCGAGCAAATCGACAACTGGAAGAAGCTGAAGCAGGAGCTCGTGAACAATCCGGAGCTGCAGCATAAGCGCACGCATGAATACGCGTCGTATATTTTCGAAGCGATCGAAACGAACGTGCCGTTCAAAATCGGCGGCAACGTCATGAATACCGGCCTGATCACGAACCTGCCGAAGGAAGCGTGCGTCGAGGTTCCGTGCCTGGTCGACCGCAACGGCGTAACGCCGACCTTCATTGGCGACCTGCCTCCGCAATGCGCGGCGCTGAACCGCACGAACATCAACACGCAGCTGCTTACGATCGAAGCGGCGATTACCGGCAAGCGCGAGCATATCTACCACGCGGCCATGCTGGATCCGCACACGGGCGCCGAGCTGTCGATGGATGACATCAAAGCGATGTGCGACGACTTGATCGAAGCGCATGGCGACTGGCTGCCTAAGTACAACTAA
- a CDS encoding DUF86 domain-containing protein, with translation MYYVNREQLTVRLSVIPDVTAALRMLGENWDGSLLQGLAQERALHLAIETVTDIGSCLIDGFIMRDASSYEDIVEIIGGEQVFPAEIQEPLLELVRLRKPLVQDYYDWNRADLHPLTTKLPATLTAFKSAVEAYLVQELGS, from the coding sequence ATGTATTATGTGAACCGCGAGCAGCTGACGGTACGGCTGTCGGTCATTCCGGACGTGACGGCCGCGCTGCGCATGCTGGGAGAGAATTGGGATGGAAGCTTGCTGCAAGGACTAGCGCAGGAGCGCGCGCTGCATCTGGCCATCGAGACCGTGACGGATATCGGCAGCTGTCTCATTGACGGATTTATTATGCGGGATGCCAGCAGCTACGAGGATATTGTCGAAATTATCGGAGGCGAGCAGGTATTTCCGGCGGAAATACAGGAGCCGCTGCTTGAGCTGGTGCGCCTTCGGAAGCCGCTTGTCCAAGATTATTACGATTGGAACCGGGCTGATCTTCACCCGCTGACAACGAAGCTGCCGGCTACGCTGACGGCGTTCAAATCGGCTGTGGAAGCTTATTTAGTCCAAGAACTTGGAAGCTGA